A section of the Humulus lupulus chromosome 2, drHumLupu1.1, whole genome shotgun sequence genome encodes:
- the LOC133818574 gene encoding uncharacterized protein LOC133818574 codes for MVIKKEKPKDNKTFHCKCNSERVVALGRILGAEQKKALRNIGFGAMLDLKMDCVKSKLARWLVDQTDDGGRVLTMGTTIIDLKSYLFEHVMGIRDGGTPIKLPKKNHYNPYCDLNFNMHKKATTIDDLEKVFTRALDGIVLVGRLS; via the exons ATGGTTATCAAAAAGGAAAAGCCGAAAGATAACAAGACGTTCCATTGCAAGTGCAACTCTGAAAGGGTTGTGGCTTTAGGAAGAATATTGGGTGCTGAACAAAAGAAGGCACTGAGGAATATTGGATTTGGTGCAATGTTGGATTTGAAGATGGACTGTGTGAAGAGCAAGTTAGCTAGGTGGTTAGTTGATCAGACTGATGATGGCGGGAGGGTACTCACTATGGGTACCACGATCATAGATTTGAAGTCGTATCTTTTCGAACATGTTATGGGGATTAGGGATGGCGGTACCCCTATTAAATTGCCTAAGAAGAATCACTACAACCCTTACTGTGATTTGAATTTCAACATGCATAAGAAAGCCACTACAATCGATGACTTGGAGAaa gtgttcacTAGGGCTTTGGATGGGATCGTGCTCGTGGGTCGACTTTCTTAA